A section of the Flavobacterium ardleyense genome encodes:
- a CDS encoding transposase, with product MIQERKLYDAAFKRQAVELSKDRKNLSELARELGIQVTLLYKWRKEFDAFQSGSFPGNGNLKLTPEQERIRELEKKLHDVELEHSILKKAIAIFSKTDR from the coding sequence ATGATACAAGAACGAAAATTATATGATGCAGCTTTTAAACGACAAGCTGTAGAATTAAGTAAAGACAGAAAGAACCTATCTGAACTTGCAAGAGAACTTGGTATACAGGTCACTTTACTTTACAAATGGCGTAAAGAGTTTGATGCTTTTCAATCAGGAAGCTTTCCAGGTAATGGTAATTTAAAATTAACTCCGGAACAGGAACGTATACGGGAACTAGAGAAGAAATTACATGATGTTGAGTTAGAACATAGTATATTAAAAAAAGCAATCGCCATTTTCTCCAAGACCGATCGATGA
- a CDS encoding IS3 family transposase, which yields MKYWFIKSNEKVFPIDKMCKVLEVSFGSYYRWKRSSVSNKVSKKEHLKVVINDTYFHYKQRYGSPRLCIDLQKRGIEISRITVAKYMREMGLRSKLSKKFRITTDSNHDYLIVENHLNRQFKQPEPSKAWVSDITYIPVKEGFLYLTTILDLYDRKLIGWSLSDGMATDQTSLPAWRMALKNRKISKGLIFHSDRGVQYANKKFANTLESYKVKRSMSRKGNCWDNAVAESFFKSLKSELIYGNKLISRKDMEKEVFEYIELWYNKMRRHSSLNYLTINEFNNLKINSKYAA from the coding sequence ATGAAATACTGGTTCATTAAAAGTAATGAAAAGGTTTTTCCGATTGATAAAATGTGCAAGGTTCTAGAAGTAAGCTTTGGTAGCTACTATAGATGGAAGCGGTCTTCTGTTAGTAATAAAGTCAGCAAAAAAGAACATTTAAAAGTAGTAATAAATGACACCTACTTTCATTATAAGCAGCGGTATGGTAGTCCAAGGCTTTGTATTGATCTACAGAAGAGAGGGATTGAAATATCTCGAATTACTGTAGCTAAGTATATGAGAGAAATGGGGTTACGAAGTAAATTAAGTAAAAAATTCCGAATAACTACAGATTCCAACCATGATTATTTAATTGTAGAGAACCACTTAAATCGGCAGTTTAAACAACCTGAACCTTCCAAAGCATGGGTATCTGATATTACCTATATTCCTGTAAAAGAAGGGTTTCTTTATTTAACGACTATATTAGATTTATATGATAGAAAACTGATAGGCTGGAGTTTAAGTGATGGAATGGCTACTGATCAAACAAGCTTACCAGCGTGGAGAATGGCTCTTAAAAACCGAAAAATAAGTAAAGGACTTATCTTTCATTCTGATCGTGGTGTTCAATATGCCAATAAGAAATTTGCTAATACTCTTGAGTCTTATAAGGTCAAAAGGAGTATGAGCAGAAAAGGGAATTGCTGGGATAATGCAGTCGCTGAAAGCTTCTTTAAATCACTCAAATCAGAGCTGATTTACGGCAATAAGCTTATATCGAGAAAGGACATGGAGAAGGAAGTATTTGAGTACATAGAACTATGGTATAATAAAATGAGAAGGCATTCTTCACTTAATTATCTAACCATTAATGAGTTTAATAATTTAAAAATTAATAGCAAATATGCGGCTTAA